Genomic DNA from Pseudomonadota bacterium:
CGAGCATATCCACGACAATTCCGGAACAAGTATCCGAAGCAAGTTAGAGAAGCTTGCTGACCTAGAGGATGCGATTGATGGTCAAAGGATGACTGCTAGGCGCTCGAATAACAGGAAATGGCAACTTCAATTGGACTTGGCGGCTTGAGAAATTAGGAGCGGATGATTACACAGTTGCCCGCATTCTTTGGGCGTGGTGGCTGCTTGACTCTAAATCGACAGCCGGACTCAGGAGGCATTGGAGTATGCTCCAGCAGGCTCAGGCACACTATTCTTGCTGGCCTTGACCAGCCTTTACGTGGAGTGTCGAGCCATTCTGGCACGAGCCAAAGCATTCCTTCGTGTTCGATGGTATCTATCTCGTAAATCCCATCATTGAGGGGAACCAGGCTCTTGAAAATGTCTATCATTACGTGTGACGATTTTTATGGGCCGTCTCCAGCGACTCAATCATTTCTCGAAGCGTTGCATGCGACAATTCCAAAGCGCGGTCGGAAACCGGATCGGCAATCCCCTGATCGAGCAGCTTTTGTTCGACCATCAAGAGCTGTTGGATCAGCGCGCCAAGGTCGGGATGGGTCGCAGCGAAAGCGCGTAAAACCATCCAAAGCGCGCTGACTTGTACGCCGAGAATATCAACAGCGTCTGACAATGGTTTCGTGCTGGGCATGATTTCTCCTACACCGAATCGAGAGATACGTCTGTTGGACAAAAAGGTCGCTATCGATCGTCTAGCCAAGCATCTGGGTTTGGAACTCAAACCCGCATTCCTTACAGACGAAGAGATCTGCATCCGTTGCGGATTCACGCGGTTGGAGGGTGACGCTTTTCGCGTGCGAAACCCAGCACGATGGGCAAGAATGAAAGACCCCGCTTATTGGGACAAACTCGGCCGCGCGCTTCAACGCGAGGCTCGCAAGATTGCCTATGGCATCTATCTCAGTAAGGCGCGTTTGTATCCTGCGTTTCTCTGGCTCAAGTGCCAGCGAGCGACCCTTGATGTCGTTTGCTATGCGCTGAGCAGCCTGCATAAGTTCTTTTCTCGCGTCGGTCATAAGTGATCCCGGTGTGACTCACTAGGGCTTGCGATTTAACAAACGCATCAGTAACCTTCTGAAGGTTGGCCTGGGCGCTCATGTGAATACTTCGACGATTATTTCTTTGATCACGGGTGCGGCTGCTATCGCCGTAGCTATCAAAGCGATGCGGTTGGCTCGTTTTGCGGAAGCCGAAGCCTCGCGCGCAATTGAGATGGCTTTGTCCGCGCGCGAATCGCGTTTAGAAGCGGCCTCTGATTCGCGATCCCGGTTTGATGAGAGGCTACGATGAGTGATGAAGCCGATAAAATCATCGATAAAATGCTCGCTGAAGCCAACGAACTTCAGATATTGTCATTCCTCCGGTTGCTCCCACTCCTGCTTGCAGACCTGGCATTGGAAAAGATCTACGCCCTCGGTGCGAAAGGGTATGGACCGAAGCGGGGAAGGCGTATGACGCTCGTAGAAGCACGCAGGACATACAAGCGAAGGGCACTCTTCAGAACGCAAGCGCGCATTTACTTGCTGAAGGCGCGTTTGTTCTTCGTGGAGGTTCATTGCTTTTTTCTCCGTCTTTACGAGCGCGTTTTTGTTAGATCGGATACGTGATTCGATGCTGGCAAGCGCCTCTTTCCTGTACTTAATGGCGAAGCTATCCATGGTCAGCGCTTCTTCCTCCGCTCTACCCGTCCGTCCCAAACCTCACCGGCGAGCGATTTAGTAAACGCATCAACAACCGCCGACAGATGGCCCTTTTTTTCTGTGGGCAGGGATTCGATCGTGCGCGCGAGCGCGAGCACGTTCGGGTCGAGGTCGGGTTCCGCCAATGGCGGCAGTGCGCCGCCGCGGTTGCTTACTGAGGTTAGTGCCGGCGGCGAAAGAGCAGGGCCAGATTTCCGAGCATCACCGACAGCCGCTTTTGCTAGAGGTGGTCCTTTACTGTCACGTCCTGTGACCAACCATCGAATCGATACACCGAAATAATCGGCAACAGCCAAGAGGTTATCCGGTTTCAAGTCTTTGATTCCGCTTGACTCCCACTGAGAGATTGCCTCGCGGGTTACTCCTACAGCGCGAGCCACTTCCGACTGCGTTCTGTCGCCTCGTAGCTTCCTAATTCTTTCGCCAAAGCTCACGGTAAGCAAACTTACCGCACAATGGCGTAATTATGATTGACAAAAGCCGTGTAAGTGGATTTACTATTTAGCATGACAAAGGCTGAGGCAATCCAATTATTTGGAGGGGTTGTTGCCCTGGCGCGAGCGGTCGAGGTAACGAGCCAGGCGGTTTCCCAATGGCCGGACGGGGAAATCGACGAACCGAGGCGTAGCCAAATAACCCTGCTCGCGATACGACGGGGGCTGATCCCGCCAGTCGAGGCAGTGGAAACCCCCTCCACCGAGGCGGCCTAACCGGCGCGGCGGTCCTAGCCCGGAGCGGAGGGCGGTTATGTGAGTTCGGCCTTGGGCGGGGAGGCTATCAGGGATGACGTGATGAGTTTGGAGTTGAAATCCATCCACCTGCGGCTCGACCCCGAGGTGAAATCGCGCGTGGACGTGCTGGCGGACGCCTCCGGCAAGGATGCGGCGGAGCTTTGCCGGGAGATGGTCACCGAGCGGGTGATGGGCCTCTGGCATGCCCAGAGGGTACTGTTCGAGAGGGCACGGCGTTCGGGATTGGTAGGCACAGAAGAATGTAAGTAATCGAGCGGGGCTGCCCTACGGCAGTCTCAGGGAGTGGTAGCGATGATGAGGGGCTGCTGCTTGGGTCTGTGGTGATGGGAACTCTTTATGCCTTTTTTCCTGGTCCTGCACCAGGCCGGGGGAGTGCTGTGCAAGAACTTCTCAAAGCCCTGAACGCGCGGCTCGAAGTCTGCCTCGAATACTTCGACAGCGGTCGAACAGAGGACGCCGCTCGGATCCTGCGGGGTCTCTCGCACATCCTTCCACTCCCCGAGCGGCGCCACTTGGAAGCCGCACGCAACACCCCTCGGCATGACCCATCCGGCGACTGAGCATTCCCTGGCATGGATCCGTTGGACCACCGCCCCGATGAAACAGATCATTCCGATGCGCGGGCCAAGCCCACTAGCCAGCAGCAGCCAGCACGGCGCAAGAACGGCACCAACCATAGTCCGCATGAATACGGGTATTCGGAGGCCGTCGATAGCCCGGAACTGCGGGCCGGTCTGCGCAAGCTGGCCGAGGCTTCCGAGGTCGATTACGACCTGGTGCGCGACGGCATCGCACAGGATATCGGGGTCCACGTGCTCACCCTCGATCGGATGGTGGAGCGAGCGCGAGGCGCGATGGTCGAGCCCTGCGAGTTACTTCCGAAGTCCTATTGCCGTATTGATCCGCGGACGATTGCACCTCGTCCATTCGTCTACGCGAGGCACTACGCCAAGGGCTATGTTTCCGCCACGGTCGCGCCGGGCGGCGGTGGCAAGTCCTCGTTCGGAATTGTCGAGGCGATTTCGATGGCACTCGGCCGTTGTCTCTTCACCGGCGAGTCTATCCGCTATGGCCCGATGCGGGTCTGGTATCTGGCCCTCGAAGATCCCGAGGACGAGATGATGCGAAAAATAGAGGCTGTCTGCCTGCACTACGGGGTCAACGAGTCCCTGCCGAATCTCTATCTGCATTCCGGGCGCGATCGCCCGGTGTGTGTGGCGGTCGAGATGAGGGCGGAGGGAGGGATGGTCTCTGTGGTCGCCCGGCCAGACGTGGAGGGGATCATTCGCGAGTGCAAACGTACTGCCATGGACGCCATCATTGTGGATCCGAGCGTATCGAGCCATCAGGTCTCGGAGAACGATCCGGTAAAGCAGGAGAAGGTGATGAGTTTGTGGCGCGGGATAGCCGAGGATGCTGCGGTTGCGGTGGAGATCCAGCACCACTCAAGGAAACTCAATGGCCAGGAAATCACCATTGATGACGTGCGGGGCGCGACAAGCATCGTGAACGTCGCGCGCTCGACGCGGTTGATGGCCCCGATGAGCGGCGCGGATGCAGAAGAGCTGGGGGTCGAAGATGACCGTAGGGGCTATTACTTCTGCGTCGTCAACGGGAAAGCGAACTTCATGCCCAAGGCGAAGGACCGCAAATGGTATGAGTTTCATAGTGTTTGTCTTGGAAATGAAACCCCGCAGTTCGAGGCGGACAACGTTGGCGTGGTGGAGCGGTGGCAATCGGCCTTCGAGAAACAGACGAAGGAGGAGAAACGAGAGCGAGCGCAGCGCAGCGCTCAGGAGGATGCGGATCAGGTGTGGCGATACCTGCGTTCCGAGTTACAGATCGGGACTCGCTACAGCAAAAAGCAGCTTGAGGATATTCGAGATGTGATTGCAATGGGGAGAAACGAAATCAGGGCTGCCATGGCGTTGCTGGAGGCACAGAATCGTGTCGTGCCTGAGAAGCGGCCTGAAGAGGATAAGCGGCGGGGGTCTGGTACCTACCTCCACCCTGTTGATTAAGGCTACGGGAGTCTGACTGAGGCCCACGGCGAAAGCCGTGGATTAGCCACAGAACCCTACAGCCACAGCCTCGAAGAGGGGCTATTTTTTATACCTCGCCACATAGTTTGCGCACTGGCGAGGTTTATGTGGCGAGGTTTGCGACGACAAGTGCGCCAGGCGTTTGCGTAACCTCGCCACTTCCCCTATGGGTAATAGTTAGGAGCGTAGCGACGTAACGGTCTTCGAATTACCCATAGAGGGGAGTGGTGGCGAGGTTTGAAGCGCGAACTGCGCGTTATTCCGGCGGAGCTGCATCCACACAGTTCGCAAACCTCGCCACACACGGCGCACATAAGGGGTGGCGAGGTTTGCGCAGTTTGGTTGACGGACGCATTAACGAGGTAGGTCATGTTAAAACCGATCGTAATTGAACAAGGAGATGACGACAGTTATGTGTTTCCTTCAATCCCGGATGATGTTGAAAAGCCGTCAGGCTTCTACAAAGAATTAGGCTAAAACCAAAGCCGGGAGGCCCGCACGAAGAGGGGCGAAACCCTGTGGTGATTATCGGGGATTTCAACAACGAGATATGACCCCCGCCACCGCCACCACCACGCGCACCGCCCAGTCCCAGACCCGCAAGGAGCAAGTTGTCCAGCTACTCACCGGGCGCCGCGGCGAGAAGCTGACCGCGAGCGATGTCGCTACCGCCCTCAAGACCGATGTCGAGAACATCCGCGCTACGCTCAAGCGCCTGTATGCACGGAGAGAGATTGCCATGAGCCACGAGATGCGCACTTACCAGGTGGGCAATGCAGTCTGCAAGCACAAGGCGGCGCTGTGGTTCGTGAGGGTCCGCACGTGACCCGACTGAGGTGGCCATCCCAGGGAGTTCTCAACTTCACGGGTGAGGCAAGAGTGCGGGTGAAGCGTCTCCCAGGCATCGCGGAGCGGGACGTGCTTGCGGCGTGTAAGAAGCTGCTGGCCTTTCATCCCGCTGTTATTTGGGCGGCACGAAATCCAGTTGGAAAGGGGTTTGTTATTCGGCCCGAGGCTGGTGTGCCAAACCCATACAAAGTGCTTAGGGCGCAACTCGATGCTTGTGTCGCTGCCAGGCTGTTACATCGCAATCAGGTTGCTTGGTTGGAGTGGGGAGAGGTTGGCGCAAGTGATATCGTTGGATTGCTGCGCGGAGGACGATTTTTGGCCGTGGAAACTAAGCGTCGCGGCAAGAAGCCGGAATTGGAGCAAGCCAATTTCTTGGAAATGGTGAACGGCGCTGGCGGGTGCGGTTTATGTGTTGACAATGCCATGGAGCTTAAGGAGAAGCTTGACTATGCCATACAAGGATCCTGAGCGAAAGAAGGAAGCAGCGAGACTTTGGCATCTCGCCAATCGAGAACTAGCGGTCGACGTATTGAGGCGATTTTGTCGGGGAAGGTATCGCCCGAGGACCGCGGGGGTTTTTGGGCGTGATTGAGCGGCGGCTGGGTAGGCGGCGGTTGGTTTGCGATGCCGGTATGCATCGCTACGGGCTGGTCCAGGAAGCCCGCTGTCGCATGCAGTGCGAGCACTGCGGGGGAGAGTCGGTGATGCGCGTCGAGCGGCGCGCGGAGGTGCGCTGGGAGGACGGGCTTGAGCGCGTGTTTATACAGGCGGAATTCGTCGTCCTGTCGGGACGGATGAAGTTTGAGGCGTAATTTCAATAACACATGCGGAGGTTTCTATGCACTACGAGCAGACAGGTGAAATCGGTCGAATCGGGCGGACGGCGAAGGTCGATGGCGATGCTGAGGACGATACACCGCTGGTCACTACGCCAGAGCTGCGGGCGATGGTCATCAGGGAATTCAAGAAAATCGAGAAAATCGAGGAGGAAATCGCGGAGAGGCGGCTGGATATCAAAGTGGGCGTGAAGCGGATGGTGGGCAAAGGGTTGAACAGGCGGGCCGTGAACATGGCCTTAGCGCGCCGGAAGTTGTTGGTCAAGGGCGGTCTCGATCGAGTGGATGAATCGCTCGCCATGATATGCGGCATCGGCTCGCTCGGCATTCAGGGAGAGCTGTTCCAGGAAGCGGAAGAGGGCGGTGATGCCGCATGACCCAACGATAGCCCGGCGAGCACGCAGAGGCCCTGGCGCTCCCCGAGGTTGCCCAAGGTAGCCGCGTGTACTGCCACGGCGAGCGCCACCCGCAGGCGAAGCTCTGTGAGGAGGATGTGCGCATTATCCGGGTGCTTCGGGAGGCTGGGGTGTCGTATCAGAAGATTGCTAGGAAGCTCGGGGTCGGGGTCATGACGGTGTGGTCGGCGGCGAATTACTGGACCTGGACGCATGTGCGATAGCGGCTGAGCTGGGCTTACGAATGGTTCAGGCGCGATTGGGATTATGCTAATGAGGTGCAATGGCAGTCCCGAAAAAGACGACCGAGAAGCGCTACGAGACGTTTGTCGATGAGTACCTAAGGACACTCGATGGCCCGCATGCGTACCGGAAGGCGGGCTACAAAGGGCGCAGTCCTGGGGTCGTTTGGACGGGTGTGTCATGGCTGCTGCGTAATCCGAAGGTACAGGCCCTCATGGCCGCGCGGCGCGCTGCAATCGAACGCCGCACCGAGATTTCGCAGGATCGGGTGCGGCTGGAACTTGGGCGCATCGGGTTCTTCGATCCGAGGCGGTTGTTCGATGAGACCGGGCAGTTCATTGAGGTACCGAAGCTGCCAGAAGAGGTGGCCGCGGCGATAAGCTCGATCGAGGTAACGGAGATCCAAGATGGTAAGAGGAACGGCCATCGTGGTCCTGCGAGGGTCACTAAGATCAGGCTTTGCAGCAAGGTCGAGGCGCTGGATAAGCTCTGCCGGCACCTCGGGATGTACGAGGATAAGGTGCGGATCGTGGGACTGGAGCGCGAAATCTCTACGCTGCCTGATGAGGAGTTAGAGGAGAGAATCATTGAGCTTGGCCGGGGGGAATACAGACGCGTTGCTGACGCCGAAGCTCGATCGGCTGCCGCCGCTGCGCCAGCACTACCTGCTGCTGCGGGAAAAGAACCGCCGCGCTGACAAGCTGGCGTGCGCGGGGTCCTTCGCCGAGTTCGTCCGGCGCGCCTGGCCCTACGTCGAGCCGAACGATGCGCTCGATTGGAACTGGCACCTCGATGCCAAGTGCGTGCATCTCCAGGCTGTCAGTGCGGGCAAGATTCAGAATCTGATAATTAACGAGCCCCCGGGGTACGCGAAGTCCCTCATAGTCTCGGTGCTCTGGCCGGCGTGGGAGTGGGGACCTGGCGGGCGGCCTGATCTCCGCTGGATGGCGTCGAGTTATTCGTCAGACATCTCCATCCGTGACTCCATCCGTTGCCGCAACCTCATTGAGTGCGACTGGTATCAAGAGCGTTGGGGCGAGACGGTACGGCTCATCAAACGCAACGAGACGCGCCTGGAGACTGCGGCCGGGGGTTTCCGGGTAAGCCTCATCGGTCGGGGGTTTATCGACCGGTGAGCGCGTCCACCGTTCGATTCACGATGACTTGCTGCGCGCCAACGACGAGCACTCGAAGGCGATGCGCGAGCAAGCCATCCAACACCTACGCGCCATGGCGACCCGCGCCGTAGACCCCGCCGACTATCACCAGGTTTTGATTATGCAGCGCCTCCACGAGGAAGACCCGGCCGGGTGGTTGCTGAAGGAACAGCCGGGGCGCTGGGAGCAGTTGCGGATGCCGGCGAAGTACGAAGGTCCCGAGAGACCGACCTCGATCGGGTGGACAGACCCGCGTACCCAGGAGGGGGAGGCGCTGTGGCCGAGTCGCTACCCGACGAAGAGTATCAATGAAATCGCGGGGGACCTCGGGGAATGGCGCGCGGCGGGCCAGTTGCAGCAGCATCCGCAGCCGGCGGGCGGGGGAATTTTGAGAAGCAGGTGGTGGATGGAATGGCCGAAGGATAAGGCGCTGCCGGTGTGCGATCACATATTTACGTCTTGGGACACCGCGTATTCCGAAGAGGACCTGAAAGACAACGCGTGCTCGGCGATGTTGGAATTGGGTATCTGGTGGAACGAATACCTGCGCAATGGCCGCGGGGGGCACTGCGCGATCCTATTGAGCGCATGGGATGGGCGAGTAGATTATCCAGACCTGAAAGCGAAAGCGCTTGCTATTGACCATGAGCGCGCGCCTGACCGTCACCTCATCGAGAAGAAGGCAAGTGGCCAAAGCTTAATTCAAGACATGCGGCGGGCCGGGATTTCCGTATACCGCTACTCGCCAGACCGGGACAAAATCGCCAGGGCGTACGCCGTACAGTCATTACTGAAAGCGGGTATGGTTTGGTATCCCGAAGGGAAGCTCTGGGCCACCAAGGTCATCGCTGCCGTCTCTTCCTTTCCCTTTGGCCTGCCGCCGAGTTCGGATTATGCGGACTGCCTTACCCAAGGTCTCTTGTATTTGAGAAATTCCTGGTGGATCGATCACCCGGACGAGAAAGAAGACGAAGAAATTCCGCAACCTAAGAAGAGGCGGTTGTATGGATGACCCCAAGCTAACAGACGAGGATGTCATGCAGCGTTGCGGGTTTCCCTCCATTGATGACGCTATGGAATATAAAGCACTGCACCCTGAGCGGTGGGAGCAAATGCGTGAGCCAGACTATTGGCCGTCATGGATCAGGTCTACCCGTGAAACGGTGCTGAAGACAATCCCGGCGATCTTCCTGGCGCTCGTCTACGGCGCGGGTCTCGTGGAGCGCCTTGCCGGGGTTGCATATGGCTAACGCCGGCGTAGTCATCGATTTCCCAGCACTCTCGGAAGTCGCTGACGGCACCCGCTATTCCGAGTTGCCAGATGGTGGTGTCGAGATCGACCTTGATGGTGGGGATGGCGCCCTAGCGCCCCAGTTCCCGCTCGGCCACGGGGAGAATCTGGCCGATGCCATGGCGGCCTCGGACAAAGCGACGCTCGCCGCTCAGGTCATTGAGTGGGTCGATGCAGACAAGGAGAGCCGCAAGCCCTGGCTCACGCGCTTCGAGGAAGGGCTGAAGTCACTCGGGATCCTGACCAAACCCGAAGACACCAACGCGCCGTTCAAGGGCGCATCGACCGTGGTTCATCCGATCCTCATCCAGGCGCGTGCGCT
This window encodes:
- a CDS encoding helix-turn-helix domain-containing protein; protein product: MARAVGVTREAISQWESSGIKDLKPDNLLAVADYFGVSIRWLVTGRDSKGPPLAKAAVGDARKSGPALSPPALTSVSNRGGALPPLAEPDLDPNVLALARTIESLPTEKKGHLSAVVDAFTKSLAGEVWDGRVERRKKR
- a CDS encoding helicase RepA family protein, yielding MDPLDHRPDETDHSDARAKPTSQQQPARRKNGTNHSPHEYGYSEAVDSPELRAGLRKLAEASEVDYDLVRDGIAQDIGVHVLTLDRMVERARGAMVEPCELLPKSYCRIDPRTIAPRPFVYARHYAKGYVSATVAPGGGGKSSFGIVEAISMALGRCLFTGESIRYGPMRVWYLALEDPEDEMMRKIEAVCLHYGVNESLPNLYLHSGRDRPVCVAVEMRAEGGMVSVVARPDVEGIIRECKRTAMDAIIVDPSVSSHQVSENDPVKQEKVMSLWRGIAEDAAVAVEIQHHSRKLNGQEITIDDVRGATSIVNVARSTRLMAPMSGADAEELGVEDDRRGYYFCVVNGKANFMPKAKDRKWYEFHSVCLGNETPQFEADNVGVVERWQSAFEKQTKEEKRERAQRSAQEDADQVWRYLRSELQIGTRYSKKQLEDIRDVIAMGRNEIRAAMALLEAQNRVVPEKRPEEDKRRGSGTYLHPVD
- a CDS encoding Cro/CI family transcriptional regulator codes for the protein MTKAEAIQLFGGVVALARAVEVTSQAVSQWPDGEIDEPRRSQITLLAIRRGLIPPVEAVETPSTEAA
- a CDS encoding terminase small subunit, giving the protein MAVPKKTTEKRYETFVDEYLRTLDGPHAYRKAGYKGRSPGVVWTGVSWLLRNPKVQALMAARRAAIERRTEISQDRVRLELGRIGFFDPRRLFDETGQFIEVPKLPEEVAAAISSIEVTEIQDGKRNGHRGPARVTKIRLCSKVEALDKLCRHLGMYEDKVRIVGLEREISTLPDEELEERIIELGRGEYRRVADAEARSAAAAAPALPAAAGKEPPR